aaggcacagtatatcgggactttgaactgctggtcatgcctaatctgtgtgcacctgtgctattggggctggacttccagagccatctcgaaagtgtgactatggtatacgacgggcccctcccaccactcactgtcaagaatcctcagttttgtgggacttcttcacataccccgctactgaccacacacacacacggacacacacatcccatccagaaccaggccaacagctgcgctaccgacacttgcagcctctccactctcaagatccctcccccaccgctgttcgccaacctgacccccgactgtaaacctgtggcaaccaaaagcaggaggtacagcgcgggggaccgggccttcattcggtcggaggtgcagcggctgctcagggaggggatcattgagccgagcacaagcccttggagggcccaggtggttgttgttcggactgggcagaaaaataggatggtggtggactatagtcaaaccatcaataggtttacgcagcttgacgcataccccctaccccgcatcgcggatatggtcaaccagattgctcagtataaggtgtactcgacaatagatctgaaatccgcttatcaccagctccccatctgcccagaggaccgcccctacaccgccttcgaggcgggcggccggctctatcacttcctgcgcgtccctttcggtgtcacgaatggtgtctctgtcttccagagggaaatggaccggatggtggaccagtaccaactgcaggccacatttccctatctggataacatcaccatctgtggtcatgacaggccagatcacgacgccaacctccaacggtttctccaagtggccgcagctctgaaccttacttataacagggacaagtgtgtttttggtaccacccgccttgctatacttgggtatgtcgtggaaaacggggttattgggcctgatcccgaacgtatgcgccccctgttagagctccctcttcccaccactcttaaggccctcagacggtgcctggggtttttttcctattacgcccaatgggtcccccattacgcagacaaggctcgccccctggtcaagtctacctcgtttcccctctctgctgaggcctgcgcggccttcaactgcattaaagcggacattgccaaagctacgatgcatgcagtggacgagaccgctcccttccaagtggagtgtgatgcctccgatttcgctctggctgctacccttaatcaggaaggcagaccagtagcattcttttctcgcaccctccaaggctctgaaattcggcactccgcggtggagaaagaagcccaggccatagtggaggctgttaggcactggaggcactatcttgctggcaaaagattcactgtgctgaccgaccagcgctcggttgcgttcctgttcagcaaccaacagcggggcaagatcaaaaatgataagattttgcggtggaggatagaactctccacctacacctatgatatcctgtaccggcctggcagactcaatgagccccctgatgccctatcccggggaacatgtgctagcacacagctcgaccagctgtacgcccttcatgcacaactttgccatccgggggtcacccgattttaccattttgtgaaagctcggaacctgccgtactccctggaggacatcaggacgatgaccagggactgccaaatttgtgccgagtgcaaaccgcacttctactgtcctgacacggcacaacttgtcaaggccacccgcccttttgaacgcctgagtgttgactttaagggcccccttccctccactgaccgcaatgtctattttctcagtgttattgacgagttctcacggttcccctttgccatcccctgcc
This DNA window, taken from Hypanus sabinus isolate sHypSab1 chromosome 8, sHypSab1.hap1, whole genome shotgun sequence, encodes the following:
- the LOC132397685 gene encoding uncharacterized protein LOC132397685; translated protein: MEPVLRPDRLDLDPQDPDAALAFEHWLACFQSYLAELRATEPAVMHRILLSRVSSKVYSFIRDLPTYEGALDALKRQYLRPVNTVYARHRLATRQQRPGESCAEFLRALQTLVRACDCKTLTAEQHAELLVRDAFVTGLRSVYMRQRLLENSDLTLVRTGQKNRMVVDYSQTINRFTQLDAYPLPRIADMVNQIAQYKVYSTIDLKSAYHQLPICPEDRPYTAFEAGGRLYHFLRVPFGVTNGVSVFQREMDRMVDQYQLQATFPYLDNITICGHDRPDHDANLQRFLQVAAALNLTYNRDKCVFGTTRLAILGYVVENGVIGPDPERMRPLLELPLPTTLKALRRCLGFFSYYAQWVPHYADKARPLVKSTSFPLSAEACAAFNCIKADIAKATMHAVDETAPFQVECDASDFALAATLNQEGRPVAFFSRTLQGSEIRHSAVEKEAQAIVEAVRHWRHYLAGKRFTVLTDQRSVAFLFSNQQRGKIKNDKILRWRIELSTYTYDILYRPGRLNEPPDALSRGTCASTQLDQLYALHAQLCHPGVTRFYHFVKARNLPYSLEDIRTMTRDCQICAECKPHFYCPDTAQLVKATRPFERLSVDFKGPLPSTDRNVYFLSVIDEFSRFPFAIPCPDTTATSVIKALRQLFTLFGYPCYIHSDRGSSFMSEELRQYLLARGIATSRTTSYNPRGNGQVERENATVWKATLLALKSKGLPVSRWQEVLPEALHSIRSLLCTSTNATPHERLFSFPRKSVTGTTLPVWLTSPGPVLLRKHVRSNKYSPLVERVHLLHANPQYAYVVLPDGREDTVSIRDLAPAGAADHYPEGSPVTVNPAPEVTPYSPGPTQTPHDTCIPGVSYAFIPGASHMHEGSPAPSGQEHVQPPSPVQSPMLPAPMRSQPVLRRSQRQIRPPDRLDL